A segment of the Brevinematales bacterium genome:
TACGAAGTGGCAGACGAATTCCATCGAGAAATACGGTCTGATATGGAATGAAGAGGCTCTGAAAAATCTGCGGTTCGAGTTAGAAGCCGCGGTGAAAAAACAGGGCATTTAGGAGATATTTTTTGAAACGTAAAGAGATTTTAGAAGCGATTAAAAAAGCGGGCGAGATGAAATTCGCCGCATTGCAGGAATTATTCGAGGCGGATAACAAGAACAAACGTAAACGCCTCAGGATTGTGCTGGACGAGTATAATACCAAGGGTGTTATCAAGTATTCCCGCGATACCGGGGATATATCATGGAGCGGCGCGGCCGAGTCAGCCGGGGAGGAGCAGGAGCGCAAGCACGAGCCGAAGAAGCCCAAGAAGCGCGAGCTGTTCGGTAAGACTGTCGCCGCCCCGAGGCCGGTCAAGGACGCCGCGGACGATTTCCCGCGGGTGGTCGAAAAGTACCACATCCGCGCGGAATTCCCCCGCGCTGTATTCGCCGAGGCGGAACGTATCCCCACCGAGATACCGGTATCCGAACTGGCGCGGCGGGTCGATATGCGCGACAGCATGGTGGTCACTATCGACGGCATCGACGCGAAGGACTTGGACGACGCAGTATCGCTCGAGGTACGCGCGGACGGATGGCGGCTCGGAGTGCATATCGCCGATGTATCCAATTACGTCCCCGCCGATTCCAAGCTCGATTCCGAGGCCCTGAAACGCGGTAATAGTTACTATTTTATCAATAAAGTGGTTCCCATGTTCCCGGAGGTACTGTCCAACGGGCTTTGCAGTCTCAATCCCTTCGAGGACAAGCTCACTGTATCGGCGTTCATCGATCTGTCCCGCGAGGGAGAGGTGTTGTCGTACGATGTGAAGGAGTCGGTTATCCGCACGCGTTACCGCCTGAACTACACCGACGTCCAGCGTTATTTCGACGGGGAACTCACGCCGGAAGACCCGGAGCTCTGCGAGACTCTCGACAGGATGTACGAACTTTTCCAGATACTCTATAAGAAGCGTATCGCCGACGGCAGCATCGACTTCGACTTCAAGGAACAGAAGGTTTCCATCGACGAGAAGGGCGAGCCTATCAAGGTGTGGCTCAAGGACAGACTCGATTCCGAACGGATTGTCGAGGAATTCATGCTGGCCGCGAATAAGGTGATCGCGAAGTTTCTCGCCGGAAAGGGCCACTCGATATTCCGTATCCACGAGGAACCGCCTAACGAGAAGATCGCCGACTTCGTGCGTCTCGCGCTCCGTTTCGGGCATAAGCTCAACGGCGTACCCGTTCCGACGCCGCAGGAGATTCAGCAGGTTCTCTTCGAAATTAAGGACAAGCCCTATAAGGAGTTCCTCAGTCAGCTCCTGCTGCGTTCGATGACGCAGGCGCGTTACGATACCGAGAACCTCGGGCATTACGGGCTGGGCTTCGAGTTCTATACGCATTTCACGTCGCCCATCCGCCGTTACGCCGATCTGCTGGTGCATCGCCTCATCAAGGACGTCCTGCACCACAGGAAGGAGCATTCGTACACCGCGGAAGAACTGAACGATATGGCGCGTTATATCTCCACTACCGAACGGGTAGCGATGGACGCGGAACGCGAGTTCTACAAGATAAAATCGGTACGTTTTATGAAGGATAAAGAGGGACGGCTTTACGACGGCGTGATTACCGGCGTGACGGCGTTCGGGATGTTCGTCCAGATCTCCGAATACGGGGTCGAGGGACTCATCCGTTACTTCGATATCGACGACGATTATTATGTCGCCAACGAGAAGGAATATACCGCGCAGGGGCGCGATAAGAGCAACCGTTATACTATCGGCGATAAGGTGCGGGTGAAAGTAAAGCGCGTTAATGTGGAGAAGGGTTTTCTCGACTTCACGCTGTACGGCACGGAGAATGATTCC
Coding sequences within it:
- a CDS encoding VacB/RNase II family 3'-5' exoribonuclease, with the protein product MKRKEILEAIKKAGEMKFAALQELFEADNKNKRKRLRIVLDEYNTKGVIKYSRDTGDISWSGAAESAGEEQERKHEPKKPKKRELFGKTVAAPRPVKDAADDFPRVVEKYHIRAEFPRAVFAEAERIPTEIPVSELARRVDMRDSMVVTIDGIDAKDLDDAVSLEVRADGWRLGVHIADVSNYVPADSKLDSEALKRGNSYYFINKVVPMFPEVLSNGLCSLNPFEDKLTVSAFIDLSREGEVLSYDVKESVIRTRYRLNYTDVQRYFDGELTPEDPELCETLDRMYELFQILYKKRIADGSIDFDFKEQKVSIDEKGEPIKVWLKDRLDSERIVEEFMLAANKVIAKFLAGKGHSIFRIHEEPPNEKIADFVRLALRFGHKLNGVPVPTPQEIQQVLFEIKDKPYKEFLSQLLLRSMTQARYDTENLGHYGLGFEFYTHFTSPIRRYADLLVHRLIKDVLHHRKEHSYTAEELNDMARYISTTERVAMDAEREFYKIKSVRFMKDKEGRLYDGVITGVTAFGMFVQISEYGVEGLIRYFDIDDDYYVANEKEYTAQGRDKSNRYTIGDKVRVKVKRVNVEKGFLDFTLYGTENDSAPGGVKPKINRGSRFRPGRRKP